A genomic segment from Spinacia oleracea cultivar Varoflay chromosome 3, BTI_SOV_V1, whole genome shotgun sequence encodes:
- the LOC110792251 gene encoding uncharacterized protein: MFTHSHVAILLCSFTGNQSGDFPIPTPFPDLMLLNVWVARRPPGYAFIDFDDTRDAKYAIHALDGGAPRVFVGHSIYKGKAALTVEPKAPEFLPLDVIMDVVFNHTAEGNEKGPIFSFRGTDNCIFYMLASKVCLSVCHDLSDIYSVCSVRQLVL; this comes from the exons ATGTTCACACACTCGCACGTCGCAATTCTCCTATGCTCCTTCACCGGCAATCAGAGCGGCGATTTCCCGATACCTACGCCATTTCCTGATCTCATGCTTCTCAA TGTTTGGGTTGCTAGGAGACCTCCTGGCTATGCATTCATTGATTTTGATGATACCAGGGACGCCAAATATGCCATTCATGCATTAGATG GTGGTGCACCTAGGGTTTTTGTGGGTCATTCCATATACAAAGGGAAAGCTGCTCTTACCGTGGAGCCAAAAGCGCCAGAGTTTTTGCCATTGGAT GTAATCATGGATGTAGTCTTTAATCACACGGCTGAAGGAAATGAGAAAGGTCCAATTTTTTCTTTCAGAGGCACTGACAACTGTATTTTCTATATGCTCGCATCCAAGGTATGTCTTAGTGTTTGTCATGATTTATCAGACATATATTCAGTTTGTTCTGTGCGTCAGTTGGTTCTTTAG